CATTTTTATCGCATTTGTTAGGATATAAAAAACTAAGCTGTTTTTCTTTGTATTTTTCTGATTTTATGATATACTTTAAGTAGATAGAAAAAACTTATTAAAAGTTTATAATAATAGGTGTCTCAATGAAAACTAAAATCCTGATTCTAACATCCTTTTTAATGACTGCATTCCTTATATCTATTACCACGTTTACTGCGGCTCAAGCCGCAACAGCAGATAAGAGGATCTTAGTTGAATCTCCTATGGCCGATGCTCCTTATGATGAGATGGGCGAAATATCAGATTTTGCGACAACTCTGAAAGCAGACCCCGTAGATATTAACAAAGACGGTGTCATAGATGCTCGCGATATGGCCTCAGCACAGATCGGTTATGCGTTGGCGTTTAAGCATGCAAATAGCCTGCCGGCTGCGGTAAAGCGCAGCTTAGATAGGAATAGAGATGGCAAGGTTACGAAGATGGATCTGTTATTGGTGACCAGTAACATTGCTAAGGCTGAGGAAGTTTATGAACGCGTTAAAGTCCCTTCCTTCAATTTCGTTAATATGCCCATTTTTAACTATATCTTCGTAGGACAAGGTAGCCTGATGATCGCCAAGGACACCGTTCAAACATTTGATGAAGTCACCGACAATGGCGTATCTCAGCCGACCGATGTCGGTGAAAGTGCATTGGCAAAATTAGATATCAATGCTGACGGCGCTGTTGGTGAAGGGGATGCCATAGCATTCGGCGATATCTACACTGCTATTGAACGTGTAAACTATCATGACTTCAATTTTAACGGTGATGGGGGACGGATAGCTGATGAAAAATGGCTTGCCGTTTATAACTCAAATATTACCCCTGAGGCCAGAGCGAAGCTCGATATTGAAAAGGCCGGGGTGCTGGATGAGAGGGATGAGCAGGTATTCAGCAATATGATAATCAAGCTGGCGACAGTTATAGATTACGTTAAATATGCGACCGGGTCAAACTCATCCACCATGACAGACTGGGCTAAGGATCAAAATGGAAATTTACAGTGTTCGTTCAAGGCCGGAAAAGGCCATGAACTGAAGGTGGTAATAAGGATAGATACCGGCGTTATATTGAACTCGAAGGAGACGTTGTTAACCTACGACAATAAGAGTAAACTGACCGTTGCGGAAAGCGCCACACGCACATACGATGTCAGCGGCACTCTTCAAAAAGCGGAATATTCTGCCAGTACCTATGATGGCAGCGGTAAGCTTGTTTCTCATGTTGCGGAGAGCGTGGAGCTAAGTACTGCTAGCGGAGAGATAATAAATAGCACTTATACAGAGGCCACCAATATTGACGCCGCCGGCACAATCATGGTAGAGGTCACTGAAAGCGCAGTTTTTGGAGCGGATGGTAAAGTGATCGGATCATCCATCACAGAATCACATTATAATGCGTCCGGAGTATTGATAGAGCGTGTAGCCAGTGTATTAATACCCGATAACGCCGGCCGATCGGGCGCCGGAACAAAGTTATCAGTTAAGTACTCTATCGATGCGGCAGGCGCGGTGGTATCTACTAACGTATATAACGAGCAGGGAGGAAAAGTTGCAGCGTTAAGCGGAGAAGGCTATAAGGATCCAGATTCAATTATAGGGTCTGTGCAGGCCGCCAAAGATGCGGAGCTAAAAGCTGCCCAGGATGCCGCTGCATTAAAAGCTGCCCAAGACGTCGCTGCACTGAAAGCCGTCCATGATGCCGTTGCATTAAAAGCTGCCCAGGATGCTGCTGCACTGAAGGCCGCCAAGGATGCGGAGCTAAAAGCTGCCCAGGATGCTGCTGCACTGAAAGCCGCCAAAGATGCGGAGCTTAAGGCCACCCAGGAAGCTGAACAAAAAGCCGCCAAAGAGGCTGAGCTTAAAGCAGCCAAAGACGCGGAACTGAAAGCAGCCAAGGAGGCAGAGCTTAAAGCTGCCCAGGAAGCTGAGATAAAGGCAGCCAAAGAAGCGGAACTGAAAGTCGCCAAAGAAGCTGAGCTTAAGGCCGCTCAAGAAGCGGAGCAAAAAGCCGCCAAAGAAGCCGAATTAAAGGCTGCTCAAGAGGCTGAGATAAAAGCCGCCAAAGACGCAGAACTTAAAGCAGCCAAGGAAGCAGAGCTTAAAGCTGCCCAGGAAGCTGAGATAAAGGCAGCCAAAGAAGCGGAACTGAAAGCAGTCAAGGAAGCAGAGCTTAAGGCCGCCCAGGAAGCAGATCTGAAGGCGGCAGAATTAAAAGCCGCCAAAGAAGCTGAGCTTAAAGCAGCCAAGGAAGCAGAGCTTAAAGCTGCCCAGGAAGCTGAGATAAAGGCCGCCAAAGAAGCGGAACTGAAAGCCGCCAAAGAAGCTGAGCTTAAAGCAGCCAAAGACGCGGAACTGAAAGCAGCCAAGGAGGCAGAGCTTAAAGCTGCCCAGGAAGCTGAGATAAAAGCCGCCAAAGAAGCTGAGCGCAAAGCCGCTGAAACTGAAATGGCGAAGAGGCTACAGGAAGAAATATTATTAGCGCAAGAAAAGATTAAAGCTGCTCAAGAAGCAGAGCTTAAGGTTGCTCAAGAAGCAGAATTAAAAGCCGCCCAAGAAGCAGATCTGAAGGCGGCAGAATTAAAGGCAGCCAAAGAAGCAGAATTAAAGGCTGCTCAAGAGGCTGAGATAAAAGCAGCCAAAGACGCAGAACTGAAAGCCGCCGCAGATCTTAAGGCCGCCCAGGACGCAGCAGATAAAGCCGCCAAAGACGCGCAGCTGATTTCCGCCCCATTCAATGCCGTAAGCGACATGACAAAGAGGTTAAACGACGAAGTGGCGGCGACGCAAGCGAAACTGAAAGCCGCCGCAGATCTTAAGGCCGCCCAGGACGCCGAAGTTGCCAGAATTGCCGCCGAACAGAAGGCCGCCCAGGACGCAGCAGATAAAGCAGCTAAAGAAGCGGAACTTAAGGCCGCCCAGGACGCAGAAGCAGCCAAAGACGCGAAACTGAAAGCCGCCGCAGATCTTAAAGCTGCTCAGGAGGCTGATTTTAAAGCCGCCGCTAAAGTCGCGGAACTGAAAGCCGCCGATATAAAGAATAGCAATACACAGAATATGGGTAAAGCGAATAAAGAAGAGCTGGGCGCTCTGGAAATTATCCAGCCGGTTCTTGACGCAATTCAGGATAAATTGGTAGAAGCACTGTACGATCTAAAGATAGATAAGAAAGAGATTAGCGCTTCACAATCTATCGACATGAACTCTAAGGCAACTGCTTTTGGAGTATTGCTAATGGCAGAAAACAAACAAGATGTGGGTAATAAAGAGACCGAAACCGGAGAATCTATTCAGCCGGTTCTTGGGTTGGCCAGCGAGAATGCAGTAGCGCCGCGAGTGGATATCAAAGAGCTTTTAGCTCGCAAGATGATGCCGGATCCGTTATATGTAGAAGTATTACCATTACATGAGCCGCAGAAAGTAGATAAGAAGGAAGTTAATATCCCCGAACCTGCTCTGCCTGATACTGAGTTAGATCAGCGGAAAGCGGTAGAGGGGCAAGTGTATACACAAGCTACAGATAAGCGTTTCATTGGTGAGATGGCAAGTTTGCCAGATAAAGAAATGCTCCCGTTGCAAAAGAAAATTAATGAAAAGAAACTGCAATAAGCTAGCCCTTAAATTAGAAAATTCTTGATATAGCATACCAGTAAGCCTATAATGTCTCTATATGTTTTTCAAATCGGTCCGCTTTAAGATAATACTCCTATATATAGTAATATTAACTATCACGCTCTCCGCATTCAGTCTCCTCATATATGGAAATTTCAGCAAAAAGATTTACGATGATCTTGACGATCTGTTGAGCTCAAGGGCCGAAGGCGTAGCTAACGCGTTAAACACCTATTACCAGTTAAGGAAGATAGAGGCCGCGCAGAACGGTAAGGAATTTAATTTTCTGGCCACCGATGGGTCCGGCGATTTTGTGAAAGTCGCCCGT
This portion of the Candidatus Omnitrophota bacterium genome encodes:
- a CDS encoding dockerin type I domain-containing protein; this translates as MKTKILILTSFLMTAFLISITTFTAAQAATADKRILVESPMADAPYDEMGEISDFATTLKADPVDINKDGVIDARDMASAQIGYALAFKHANSLPAAVKRSLDRNRDGKVTKMDLLLVTSNIAKAEEVYERVKVPSFNFVNMPIFNYIFVGQGSLMIAKDTVQTFDEVTDNGVSQPTDVGESALAKLDINADGAVGEGDAIAFGDIYTAIERVNYHDFNFNGDGGRIADEKWLAVYNSNITPEARAKLDIEKAGVLDERDEQVFSNMIIKLATVIDYVKYATGSNSSTMTDWAKDQNGNLQCSFKAGKGHELKVVIRIDTGVILNSKETLLTYDNKSKLTVAESATRTYDVSGTLQKAEYSASTYDGSGKLVSHVAESVELSTASGEIINSTYTEATNIDAAGTIMVEVTESAVFGADGKVIGSSITESHYNASGVLIERVASVLIPDNAGRSGAGTKLSVKYSIDAAGAVVSTNVYNEQGGKVAALSGEGYKDPDSIIGSVQAAKDAELKAAQDAAALKAAQDVAALKAVHDAVALKAAQDAAALKAAKDAELKAAQDAAALKAAKDAELKATQEAEQKAAKEAELKAAKDAELKAAKEAELKAAQEAEIKAAKEAELKVAKEAELKAAQEAEQKAAKEAELKAAQEAEIKAAKDAELKAAKEAELKAAQEAEIKAAKEAELKAVKEAELKAAQEADLKAAELKAAKEAELKAAKEAELKAAQEAEIKAAKEAELKAAKEAELKAAKDAELKAAKEAELKAAQEAEIKAAKEAERKAAETEMAKRLQEEILLAQEKIKAAQEAELKVAQEAELKAAQEADLKAAELKAAKEAELKAAQEAEIKAAKDAELKAAADLKAAQDAADKAAKDAQLISAPFNAVSDMTKRLNDEVAATQAKLKAAADLKAAQDAEVARIAAEQKAAQDAADKAAKEAELKAAQDAEAAKDAKLKAAADLKAAQEADFKAAAKVAELKAADIKNSNTQNMGKANKEELGALEIIQPVLDAIQDKLVEALYDLKIDKKEISASQSIDMNSKATAFGVLLMAENKQDVGNKETETGESIQPVLGLASENAVAPRVDIKELLARKMMPDPLYVEVLPLHEPQKVDKKEVNIPEPALPDTELDQRKAVEGQVYTQATDKRFIGEMASLPDKEMLPLQKKINEKKLQ